In Desertifilum tharense IPPAS B-1220, a single genomic region encodes these proteins:
- a CDS encoding molybdopterin-dependent oxidoreductase, producing MMTARFVKLFRSGSLFLWLSLGLGVVSCTPSPSSTQLDVWYQEAIAADRTLLQQQTQLIQQQQWVLEISGQTRSGESVQLNWAELAPLATTVVQTRSPHHLSNPEEILQFRGIRVSELLARIGTAANATKITFVAYDGYRATVDIADLRRYPVTLALEMNGMPISRSEGGPLFLVFPYHDFPELESPYPDPFWVFYVTNIIVGTEPIELQVGETTLTQTDLQSLEPISIEETVSYRMGWPSTPVKLQGYRLRDILQWANLPLPENGKVIIEAKPPIYQGSENPLRFNLSDIQNCDIFLATSWGPSAEPIPTRLGGPVTLAIPSSCNRQTQTFPEELRWITFVQSVRVQGE from the coding sequence ATGATGACGGCGCGCTTTGTAAAGCTATTCCGGTCGGGATCGCTCTTTCTCTGGCTTTCCCTGGGGTTGGGAGTCGTCAGTTGTACCCCATCCCCCAGTTCAACGCAATTAGACGTATGGTACCAAGAAGCGATCGCCGCCGACCGCACCCTGCTGCAACAACAAACGCAACTGATTCAACAACAGCAATGGGTTCTAGAAATATCCGGGCAAACGCGATCGGGCGAAAGCGTACAATTAAACTGGGCAGAACTTGCGCCTTTAGCCACTACAGTAGTCCAAACGCGATCGCCCCATCACCTCAGTAACCCAGAAGAAATCCTACAATTTCGGGGAATACGCGTTTCCGAACTCCTCGCCCGAATCGGTACGGCGGCCAATGCCACTAAAATTACCTTTGTTGCCTACGATGGCTATCGCGCTACCGTTGATATTGCCGACTTGCGCCGCTATCCCGTCACGCTAGCCTTAGAAATGAACGGGATGCCCATTTCTCGTAGCGAGGGGGGACCGTTATTTCTGGTATTTCCCTATCACGATTTTCCCGAACTAGAATCTCCCTATCCCGACCCCTTTTGGGTCTTCTACGTCACTAACATTATTGTGGGAACTGAGCCAATTGAACTCCAGGTTGGCGAAACCACTCTCACCCAAACCGACCTACAATCGTTAGAACCGATTTCGATTGAAGAAACCGTCAGTTATCGGATGGGTTGGCCCAGTACCCCTGTAAAATTGCAGGGTTATCGCCTTCGGGATATTCTGCAATGGGCAAATCTTCCCCTCCCTGAAAACGGTAAAGTCATTATTGAAGCCAAACCCCCCATTTACCAAGGTTCTGAAAATCCCCTGCGCTTTAACCTCTCCGATATCCAAAACTGCGATATCTTCCTCGCCACCTCCTGGGGACCTTCCGCAGAACCCATCCCCACCCGCTTAGGAGGTCCTGTCACCCTCGCAATTCCTTCTAGCTGTAACCGCCAAACTCAAACCTTCCCCGAAGAGTTGCGTTGGATTACCTTTGTGCAGAGCGTTCGAGTTCAGGGAGAATAG
- the pruA gene encoding L-glutamate gamma-semialdehyde dehydrogenase has translation MVVQISNNTYEAKTQEIAKQLLAATREKRSFFAQMRDQMNWDDKILNWAMSNPGLRVQLFRFIDCLPALRSKSEISHHLQEYLTAEAVELPAALKGILNFTNPDSMPGQIAAGTVSTAVETLAHKYIAGENLKQVIKTIERLRKDKMAFTLDLLGEAVITETEAQAYLESYLDLITQLTAEAKSWKTIPEIDQADGETLPVIQASVKLTAFYSQFNPFDDQGSQERVTERIRTLLRHAKEKGAAIHFDMEQYVYKDLTFAILKQILMEEEFRSRTDIGITVQGYLRDSLTDLKGLVEWAKERGYPVTVRLVKGAYWDQETIKSQQHNWPQPVFNDKAETDANFERLTQLLLENHEYLYAAIGSHNVRSQALALAIAETLNIPRRRFEQQVLYGMGEPLAKALVARGSRVRVYAPYGELLPGMAYLIRRLLENTANSSFLRQNMEERPIEELIGPPPTNGNVSQRPNELPFPNAPDTDYADANARETAKQALQTVRQQLGKTYLPLINGEYVPASGYIDSVNPSNFEEVVGRVGQISVEQAKDAIEAAKAAFPEWKKTPVRQRAGILRKAAELMEQRRTELSYWVCLEVGKALQQADAEVSEAIDFCRYYASEMERLDSGVNYDIPGETNRYVYQPRGVAVVISPWNFPIAIATGMTVAALVTGNCTLLKPAATSSVIAAKIAEILVEAGIPKGVFQFVPGKGSTVGNFLVKHPDVHLIAFTGSQEVGAQIYADAAILQPGQKHLKRVIAEMGGKNAIIIDESADLDQAVQGVVQSAFGYSGQKCSACSRAIALAPIYDTFVARLVEATKSLNIGPADATSTQVGPVIDGNAQKRIQEYIATGKQEAAIALELSAPDNGYYVGPVVFRDVAPTAKIAQEEIFGPVLAVIKAQDFSEALEVANGTNFALTGGLYSRTPSHIDRAAAEFEVGNLYINRNITGAIVARQPFGGFKLSGVGSKAGGPDYLLQFLEPRVITENIQRQGFAPIEGNE, from the coding sequence GTGGTAGTTCAAATCTCAAATAACACTTACGAAGCCAAAACTCAAGAAATTGCTAAACAACTTTTAGCAGCAACGCGGGAAAAACGCTCGTTTTTTGCTCAAATGCGGGATCAAATGAATTGGGATGATAAAATTCTCAATTGGGCAATGAGCAATCCAGGTTTGCGCGTTCAACTTTTTCGCTTCATTGACTGTTTGCCCGCCCTGAGAAGTAAATCAGAAATTTCCCATCACTTGCAAGAATATTTAACGGCAGAAGCGGTTGAATTGCCTGCTGCTTTAAAAGGCATTCTCAACTTTACTAACCCCGACTCAATGCCGGGACAAATTGCGGCTGGAACCGTATCCACAGCCGTAGAAACCTTAGCCCACAAATACATTGCGGGTGAAAACCTCAAGCAAGTGATTAAAACGATCGAACGCTTGCGAAAGGATAAAATGGCCTTTACCCTAGACTTATTAGGGGAAGCTGTAATTACTGAAACGGAAGCACAAGCTTACCTCGAAAGTTATCTCGATTTAATTACTCAACTCACGGCTGAAGCGAAAAGTTGGAAAACGATTCCTGAAATTGACCAAGCGGACGGAGAAACCTTACCCGTTATCCAAGCTTCTGTTAAGTTAACCGCCTTTTATTCTCAATTTAATCCTTTTGATGACCAAGGCAGTCAAGAACGGGTAACGGAAAGAATTCGCACCCTATTGCGCCATGCCAAAGAAAAAGGAGCCGCCATCCACTTTGACATGGAACAATATGTTTATAAGGATCTCACCTTTGCCATACTCAAACAGATTTTAATGGAAGAGGAATTTCGGTCCCGTACCGATATTGGTATCACCGTTCAAGGCTATTTGCGCGATTCGCTAACCGACTTAAAGGGTTTAGTGGAATGGGCGAAAGAACGCGGCTATCCCGTCACCGTTCGCCTGGTGAAGGGGGCTTATTGGGATCAAGAAACGATTAAATCCCAACAGCACAATTGGCCGCAACCCGTCTTTAATGACAAAGCAGAAACCGATGCGAACTTTGAACGCTTAACCCAATTACTGCTAGAAAACCATGAATATCTCTATGCAGCCATTGGTAGCCATAACGTCCGTTCCCAAGCCTTAGCTTTAGCCATTGCAGAAACGCTGAATATCCCCCGGCGTCGGTTTGAACAACAGGTTCTTTATGGGATGGGAGAACCGCTAGCTAAAGCGTTGGTGGCTAGGGGAAGTCGGGTTCGAGTTTATGCGCCTTACGGAGAACTGCTTCCGGGGATGGCATATCTGATTCGCCGCTTGTTAGAAAATACCGCTAATAGCTCTTTCTTGCGGCAAAATATGGAAGAACGACCGATTGAAGAATTAATTGGTCCTCCTCCAACCAACGGGAATGTTAGCCAACGTCCCAATGAGTTACCGTTCCCCAATGCGCCGGATACAGATTATGCGGATGCAAACGCCAGAGAAACGGCGAAACAAGCTTTACAAACCGTTCGCCAACAGTTGGGAAAAACCTATTTACCGCTAATTAATGGCGAGTATGTCCCCGCTTCAGGATACATTGACTCGGTAAATCCCTCTAACTTTGAGGAAGTGGTGGGGAGAGTTGGGCAAATTTCAGTCGAACAAGCCAAAGACGCGATAGAAGCAGCAAAAGCGGCTTTTCCCGAATGGAAGAAAACGCCAGTCCGTCAGCGGGCCGGAATTTTGCGAAAAGCCGCCGAGTTGATGGAACAGCGGCGAACTGAGTTATCCTACTGGGTTTGCTTGGAAGTAGGGAAAGCTTTGCAACAGGCGGATGCAGAAGTCTCGGAGGCGATTGATTTTTGTCGCTATTACGCCTCGGAGATGGAACGTTTAGACTCAGGCGTCAATTACGATATCCCAGGGGAAACCAACCGCTATGTTTATCAGCCGCGTGGGGTGGCGGTGGTGATTTCGCCGTGGAATTTCCCGATCGCGATCGCAACGGGCATGACTGTGGCAGCATTAGTAACGGGGAATTGTACCTTACTTAAGCCTGCGGCAACTTCTTCGGTAATTGCGGCGAAGATAGCAGAAATTTTGGTAGAGGCGGGAATTCCCAAGGGTGTTTTCCAATTCGTTCCCGGTAAGGGTTCGACTGTGGGGAACTTCCTCGTCAAACATCCCGATGTCCATTTAATCGCGTTTACGGGTTCCCAGGAAGTGGGGGCGCAAATTTACGCCGATGCCGCAATTTTACAACCCGGACAAAAACACCTGAAACGGGTGATTGCTGAGATGGGGGGTAAGAATGCGATTATTATCGATGAAAGTGCCGACTTAGACCAAGCGGTGCAAGGGGTGGTGCAGTCAGCCTTTGGTTATAGCGGTCAAAAATGTTCGGCTTGCTCTAGAGCGATCGCCCTCGCCCCAATTTATGATACCTTCGTGGCTAGATTGGTAGAGGCAACCAAATCCCTAAATATTGGCCCGGCGGATGCAACGAGTACCCAAGTTGGGCCAGTCATTGATGGAAACGCCCAAAAACGGATTCAAGAGTATATCGCCACCGGGAAACAAGAAGCCGCGATCGCTCTAGAATTATCAGCCCCCGATAATGGTTATTATGTCGGCCCCGTCGTCTTTCGGGATGTTGCGCCCACCGCTAAAATTGCCCAAGAGGAAATCTTCGGCCCCGTCTTAGCCGTCATCAAAGCCCAAGATTTCTCAGAAGCCTTAGAAGTGGCGAATGGAACCAACTTCGCCCTCACTGGAGGCCTCTATTCTCGC